A single region of the Halorubrum depositum genome encodes:
- a CDS encoding transporter, with protein sequence MSVPDRTSGTSGIVGGAAAGAAAYLLGYLFAYVTQAGAIEDQLAGFNVFAELFGGDPIPTWQAVGWVFYNGHFVETRVPSLVGGSQLTNLISQADGGSLTLLYVVPPVLLVVAGLVASRVAGEREPADGAKNGAFVVAGYLPLAVIGAFLFRHTVREATIAPDLITAVLLAGAVYPAVFGAIGGAGATLLSD encoded by the coding sequence ATGTCAGTCCCCGACCGAACGAGCGGAACGAGCGGAATCGTCGGCGGCGCGGCCGCGGGCGCCGCTGCGTACCTCCTCGGCTACCTGTTCGCGTACGTCACGCAGGCCGGCGCGATAGAGGACCAGCTGGCCGGGTTCAACGTCTTCGCCGAGCTGTTCGGCGGCGATCCCATCCCGACGTGGCAGGCGGTCGGCTGGGTGTTCTACAACGGGCACTTCGTCGAGACCCGGGTGCCGTCGCTGGTCGGCGGGTCGCAGCTGACGAACCTCATCTCGCAGGCCGACGGCGGCTCGCTGACCCTGCTGTACGTCGTTCCGCCCGTCCTGCTGGTCGTCGCCGGGCTCGTCGCGAGCCGGGTCGCCGGGGAGCGCGAGCCGGCCGACGGCGCGAAGAACGGTGCGTTCGTCGTCGCCGGCTACCTCCCGCTGGCCGTGATCGGCGCGTTCCTCTTCCGGCACACGGTCAGGGAGGCGACGATCGCGCCCGATCTCATCACCGCCGTGCTGCTCGCGGGCGCGGTGTACCCGGCGGTCTTCGGCGCGATCGGCGGCGCGGGCGCGACGCTGCTGAGCGACTGA
- a CDS encoding DMT family transporter, whose protein sequence is MSRARDLALFLVLAAVWGSAFMAIKAGLAYFPPVLFAALRYDVAGVVMLAYAAYVVDDPIPRGRDEWAVVAVGATLIIAAYHAFLFIGETDPAVTSAVAAVIVSLSPVLTTVFARAFLPSERLTAVGVIGLLVGLVGAVVLAAPDPTNLTGGGTVAKLLVLLAAASFALGSVLTRASDADISIETMEAWSMIAGALLMHALSVGLGESVAAVSWTTEGILALAYLSIAASGLGFLIYFDLLDRLGPIEINLVSYVAPIFAAVAGWVFLSEGITLNTVAGFLIICVGFALVKRAALRSALRRRGIA, encoded by the coding sequence GTGAGCCGAGCACGGGACCTCGCGTTGTTCCTCGTCCTCGCCGCCGTCTGGGGCTCCGCGTTCATGGCGATCAAGGCCGGCCTCGCGTACTTCCCGCCGGTGCTGTTCGCCGCGCTCAGGTACGACGTCGCCGGCGTCGTCATGCTCGCGTACGCCGCGTACGTCGTCGACGACCCGATCCCCCGGGGGCGCGACGAGTGGGCCGTCGTCGCGGTCGGCGCGACGCTGATCATCGCCGCCTACCACGCGTTCCTCTTCATCGGCGAGACCGACCCCGCCGTGACGAGCGCGGTCGCGGCCGTGATCGTCAGCCTCTCGCCCGTGCTGACCACCGTCTTCGCCCGGGCGTTCCTCCCCTCCGAGCGGCTGACCGCCGTCGGCGTGATCGGTCTCCTCGTCGGCCTCGTCGGCGCGGTCGTGCTGGCCGCGCCCGACCCCACGAACCTGACCGGCGGCGGCACGGTCGCGAAGCTCCTCGTGTTGCTCGCGGCGGCCTCGTTCGCGCTCGGGTCGGTGCTCACCCGCGCGTCGGACGCCGACATCTCCATTGAGACGATGGAGGCGTGGTCGATGATCGCCGGCGCCCTGCTGATGCACGCGCTGTCGGTCGGGCTCGGCGAGTCGGTCGCCGCCGTCTCGTGGACGACCGAGGGAATACTGGCGCTGGCGTACCTGTCGATCGCCGCCAGCGGGCTCGGCTTCCTCATCTACTTCGACCTGCTCGACCGGCTCGGGCCCATCGAGATCAACCTCGTCTCGTACGTCGCCCCGATCTTCGCCGCGGTCGCCGGCTGGGTGTTCCTGAGCGAGGGGATCACGCTCAACACGGTCGCCGGCTTCCTGATCATCTGCGTCGGCTTCGCGCTCGTGAAGCGGGCGGCGCTCCGGTCGGCGCTCCGCAGGCGCGGGATCGCCTGA
- a CDS encoding ArsR/SmtB family transcription factor, whose product MDSAVLLDLLGNENRRRILRLLATKPCYVTEISEYLDVSPKAVIDHLRKLEEAGLIESTTDDQRRKYFRITRSLRLEVSVSPYGFGAKSAYPAKNSLDMSGRCPHLSIEAPDGSGTSNDIADLAGEYARLQDLDRELSLAQRWVQGRVEDTLAKIDERLGTEADSRFYAAILAAVIETDGTPAAVADEVGAREGTVDDALGRLADVGVLAREADGDADRYRVR is encoded by the coding sequence ATGGACTCCGCGGTACTGCTCGATCTCCTCGGGAACGAGAACCGGCGGCGCATCCTCCGGCTGCTCGCGACCAAGCCCTGCTACGTCACGGAGATCTCGGAGTACCTCGACGTGAGCCCGAAGGCCGTCATCGACCACTTGCGAAAGCTCGAGGAGGCGGGCCTGATCGAGTCGACGACGGACGACCAGCGCCGGAAGTACTTCCGTATCACCCGCAGCCTCAGGCTGGAGGTCAGCGTCTCCCCGTACGGCTTCGGCGCGAAGAGCGCCTACCCGGCCAAGAACAGCCTCGACATGTCCGGGCGGTGTCCCCACCTCAGTATCGAGGCCCCCGACGGGTCGGGCACGTCGAACGACATCGCCGACCTCGCGGGGGAGTACGCCCGCCTCCAGGACCTCGACCGCGAGCTCTCTCTTGCCCAGCGGTGGGTGCAGGGGCGGGTCGAGGACACGCTCGCGAAGATCGACGAGCGGCTCGGCACCGAGGCCGACAGCCGGTTCTACGCCGCGATCCTCGCCGCGGTGATCGAGACGGACGGCACGCCCGCGGCCGTGGCCGACGAGGTCGGCGCCCGCGAGGGGACCGTCGACGACGCGCTCGGCCGCCTCGCCGACGTCGGCGTCCTCGCCCGCGAGGCCGACGGCGACGCCGACCGGTACCGAGTCCGGTAG
- the gpmI gene encoding 2,3-bisphosphoglycerate-independent phosphoglycerate mutase, which translates to METALIVLDGWGLGSGARGGDGEDGETVDPSGRPAGRDAVAVADTPAFDDATERGADGRLVVHGRRVGLPEGQMGNSEVGHLNIGAGRVVKQSYTRITDALAEGSLSDNDAIAGALEHAKSTGGRVHLMGLVSDGGVHSDVEHLLALIDAAADAGVPATTHAFTDGRDTAPEIADRFLAEVEAKAAERGTGRVATVTGRYHAMDRDENWERTRKAYDAIVEREAPHRADTAVEAATEAHARGETDEFIEPTLVDEEPALADGDAVIFFNFRADRARQLVRLLTDTRPEWEFELDQPDVRLTTVTEYDETFEFPVAFPPEIPENTIGEVVADAGLTQLRIAESEKYPHVTYFLNGGREVKFPGELREIVESPDVSTYDQQPEMSAPELTDEAIGIIDDEDPDLMVLNYANPDMVGHTGDFDAAVEAVEAVDAQLDRLLDAVADAGGHAVVTADHGNADDMGTPEDPHTAHTFNPVPFVYLTPDSDDGGRAVREGGSLCDIAPTLVDLIGLDRPAEMTGEPLLSDKR; encoded by the coding sequence ATGGAGACGGCACTTATCGTCCTCGACGGCTGGGGACTCGGGAGCGGCGCGAGAGGCGGCGACGGCGAGGACGGCGAGACGGTCGACCCCTCCGGGCGACCGGCCGGCCGGGACGCGGTCGCGGTCGCCGACACCCCGGCGTTCGACGACGCGACCGAGCGCGGCGCCGACGGCCGGCTCGTCGTCCACGGGCGGCGCGTGGGGCTCCCCGAGGGTCAGATGGGGAACTCCGAGGTGGGCCACCTGAACATCGGCGCGGGGCGCGTCGTCAAGCAGTCGTACACCCGGATCACCGACGCGCTCGCCGAGGGGTCGCTCTCGGACAACGACGCGATCGCGGGGGCGCTGGAGCACGCGAAGTCGACGGGCGGGCGGGTCCACCTCATGGGGCTCGTCTCCGACGGCGGCGTCCACTCCGACGTCGAGCACCTGCTCGCGCTGATCGACGCCGCGGCCGACGCCGGAGTGCCCGCGACCACCCACGCGTTCACGGACGGCCGCGACACGGCCCCCGAGATCGCCGACCGCTTCCTCGCCGAGGTGGAGGCGAAGGCCGCGGAGCGCGGGACCGGCCGCGTCGCGACCGTCACGGGGCGCTACCACGCGATGGACCGCGACGAGAACTGGGAGCGGACGCGGAAGGCGTACGACGCGATCGTCGAGCGCGAGGCGCCCCACCGAGCCGACACGGCAGTCGAGGCCGCGACCGAAGCACACGCGCGCGGCGAGACCGACGAGTTCATCGAGCCGACGCTCGTCGACGAGGAACCCGCGCTGGCCGACGGCGACGCGGTGATCTTCTTCAACTTCCGGGCGGACCGCGCCCGCCAGCTCGTCCGGCTGCTCACCGACACCCGGCCCGAGTGGGAGTTCGAGCTCGACCAGCCGGACGTCCGGCTGACGACGGTGACCGAGTACGACGAGACGTTCGAGTTCCCAGTGGCGTTCCCGCCGGAGATCCCCGAGAACACGATCGGCGAGGTCGTCGCCGACGCGGGGCTCACGCAGCTCCGGATCGCCGAGTCGGAGAAGTACCCGCACGTCACCTACTTTCTCAACGGCGGTCGCGAGGTGAAGTTCCCGGGCGAACTGCGCGAGATCGTGGAGAGCCCCGACGTCTCCACGTACGACCAGCAGCCGGAGATGTCGGCCCCCGAGCTCACCGACGAGGCGATCGGGATCATCGACGACGAGGACCCCGACCTGATGGTCCTCAACTACGCGAACCCGGACATGGTCGGCCACACCGGCGACTTCGACGCCGCGGTCGAGGCGGTCGAGGCGGTCGACGCGCAGCTCGACCGGCTCCTCGACGCGGTCGCCGACGCGGGCGGGCACGCCGTGGTGACGGCCGACCACGGCAACGCCGACGACATGGGGACGCCCGAGGACCCCCACACCGCCCACACGTTCAACCCGGTCCCGTTCGTCTACCTGACCCCCGACAGCGACGACGGCGGGCGCGCGGTCCGCGAGGGCGGCTCGCTGTGCGACATCGCCCCGACGCTCGTGGACCTGATCGGGCTCGACCGCCCCGCGGAGATGACCGGCGAGCCGCTCCTTTCTGATAAACGATAA
- a CDS encoding thiolase family protein, which produces MTDETTPVIAAAYRTPQGRDGGVYEDVRSEDLSTRLIDHTLAETGLTSDHVDDLMWGVAQQRTEQDNNVARVIALLSELGESVPATSINRWCASSMQAIISASDAIAAGNRDCVVAGGVENMSRVPMDGDSYQHLHPELSEKYNVFQLQMGMTAEKVAEEYGVSREAQDEYAARSHQRAAEATDSGRFDDEIVPVETEEGLVEEDEGIRPDTTAEKLAGLSPAFTGDGTVTAGNSSQISDGAALTLVTSKAFAEDHGLDVLAEVGTNAVAGVDPTVMGIGPVPATRNLLDRAGRSIDDYDLVELNEAFASQCEYARRELGVDAERYNVNGGAIALGHPLGASGARLPVTLLHEMEKRDADRGLATLCVGFGQGAAIEFSR; this is translated from the coding sequence ATGACAGACGAGACCACGCCGGTGATCGCCGCAGCCTACCGAACGCCACAGGGGAGAGACGGAGGCGTCTACGAGGACGTCCGCAGCGAGGACCTCTCGACGAGGCTCATCGACCACACGCTGGCGGAGACGGGACTGACGAGCGACCACGTCGACGACCTGATGTGGGGCGTCGCCCAGCAGCGCACCGAGCAGGACAACAACGTCGCCCGCGTCATCGCGCTCCTCTCGGAGCTCGGTGAGTCCGTGCCCGCGACCTCGATCAACCGCTGGTGCGCCTCCTCGATGCAGGCGATCATCTCCGCGTCGGACGCGATCGCGGCCGGGAATCGGGACTGCGTCGTCGCCGGCGGCGTCGAGAACATGAGCCGCGTCCCGATGGACGGGGACTCCTACCAGCACCTCCACCCGGAGCTGTCGGAGAAGTACAACGTCTTCCAGCTCCAGATGGGAATGACCGCCGAGAAGGTGGCCGAGGAGTACGGGGTGAGCCGCGAGGCGCAGGACGAGTACGCCGCGCGGAGCCATCAGCGCGCCGCCGAGGCGACCGACTCGGGCCGGTTCGACGACGAGATCGTGCCGGTGGAGACCGAGGAGGGGCTCGTGGAGGAAGACGAGGGGATCCGCCCGGACACGACGGCCGAGAAACTCGCGGGACTCTCGCCCGCATTCACGGGCGACGGGACGGTAACGGCCGGGAACTCCTCGCAGATCTCCGACGGCGCCGCCCTGACGCTGGTGACGAGTAAGGCGTTCGCAGAGGACCACGGGCTCGACGTGCTCGCGGAGGTCGGCACGAACGCGGTCGCCGGCGTCGACCCCACCGTGATGGGGATCGGGCCGGTGCCCGCGACCCGGAACCTGCTCGACCGCGCCGGACGGTCGATCGACGACTACGACCTCGTCGAGCTCAACGAGGCGTTCGCCTCTCAGTGCGAGTACGCCCGGCGCGAGCTCGGCGTCGACGCGGAGCGCTACAACGTCAACGGCGGCGCCATCGCGCTCGGCCACCCGCTCGGCGCCTCCGGAGCCCGGCTTCCCGTCACGCTGCTCCACGAGATGGAGAAGCGCGACGCCGACCGCGGGCTTGCGACGCTCTGCGTCGGCTTCGGGCAGGGCGCCGCGATCGAGTTCTCGCGATAG
- a CDS encoding DUF655 domain-containing protein: MTDPDADAPDAADDDGPVAVLLDVLPNGRPDDDRPPSRKSPVAYGLGTDSFRLYELSLDDEADVSVSDRLALDGPTVGRYREVSYDDLTRNAAAEVEYAVEEIVEADEERFVDFYNEAGPITLRLHQLNLLPGVGKQLRNNVLDERKRGPFESFAEVSERVSGLHRPREVIVERIVEEIREDDLKYRTFAGREE, from the coding sequence ATGACCGATCCCGACGCCGACGCGCCCGACGCGGCGGACGACGACGGTCCCGTCGCCGTCCTGCTGGACGTGTTACCGAACGGGCGACCGGACGACGACCGGCCGCCGTCGCGGAAGTCGCCGGTCGCCTACGGCCTCGGGACCGACTCCTTCCGGCTGTACGAGCTCTCGCTCGACGACGAGGCCGACGTCTCCGTGAGCGATCGGCTTGCGCTCGACGGGCCGACGGTCGGCCGGTACCGCGAGGTGTCGTACGACGACCTCACACGGAACGCGGCCGCGGAGGTGGAGTACGCCGTCGAGGAGATCGTCGAGGCCGACGAGGAGCGCTTCGTCGACTTCTACAACGAGGCCGGGCCGATCACCCTCCGCCTCCACCAGCTCAACCTCCTCCCCGGCGTCGGCAAGCAGCTCCGGAACAACGTCCTCGACGAGCGCAAGCGCGGCCCCTTTGAGAGCTTCGCGGAGGTGTCCGAGCGCGTCTCGGGGCTCCACCGCCCGCGGGAGGTGATCGTCGAACGGATCGTCGAGGAGATCCGCGAGGACGACCTGAAGTACAGGACGTTCGCCGGCCGCGAGGAGTGA
- a CDS encoding 16S ribosomal RNA methyltransferase A has product MTDLSTGEAAAYGDRDPDALARRAGERANPDRDQHFLVDDRVLDRIPGYLPDDADASHLLEIGGGAGALTDRLLAAITAEDRDAPGRLSVIERDGTFAAFLREEFAAAVDDGLLDVIEGDALDVDIPPFTACVANLPYGVSSEIAFRLLPEGRPLVLMFQAEFAERMVASAGESEYGRLSVSAQHYAAVEIVERVPKEAFDPQPAVESAVVRCTPRDPDYEVGDEAFFLRFVKALFTQRRKTVRNAIRNTGHISGLDEPEAVVEAADEELLRRRPGTLEPSAFAALAELAREHGAPTEV; this is encoded by the coding sequence ATGACCGACCTATCGACGGGTGAGGCCGCGGCGTACGGGGACCGCGACCCCGACGCCCTCGCGCGGCGCGCCGGGGAGCGCGCGAACCCCGACCGCGACCAGCACTTCCTCGTCGACGACCGCGTGCTCGACCGGATCCCGGGGTACCTGCCGGACGACGCGGACGCGAGTCACCTGCTGGAGATCGGCGGGGGCGCGGGCGCGCTCACCGACCGGCTGCTGGCGGCGATTACCGCCGAGGATCGAGACGCTCCCGGCCGCCTCTCCGTGATCGAGCGCGACGGAACCTTCGCCGCCTTCCTCCGCGAGGAGTTCGCGGCCGCGGTCGACGACGGCCTCCTCGACGTGATCGAGGGCGACGCGCTCGACGTCGATATCCCGCCGTTCACCGCCTGCGTCGCCAACCTCCCGTACGGCGTCTCCTCCGAGATCGCCTTCCGACTGCTCCCGGAGGGGAGGCCGCTCGTGTTGATGTTCCAGGCCGAGTTCGCCGAGCGGATGGTGGCGTCCGCGGGCGAGTCGGAGTACGGCCGCCTCTCGGTGTCCGCCCAGCACTACGCCGCCGTCGAGATCGTCGAGCGCGTCCCGAAGGAGGCGTTCGACCCGCAGCCCGCCGTCGAGAGCGCCGTCGTCCGGTGTACGCCCCGCGACCCCGACTACGAGGTCGGCGACGAGGCGTTCTTCCTCCGGTTCGTGAAGGCGCTGTTCACCCAGCGGCGTAAGACGGTGCGGAACGCGATCCGGAACACCGGCCATATCTCCGGGCTCGACGAGCCCGAGGCCGTCGTCGAGGCCGCCGACGAGGAGCTGCTCCGCCGGCGCCCCGGCACGCTGGAGCCGAGCGCGTTCGCCGCGCTGGCGGAGCTGGCCCGCGAGCACGGCGCGCCGACCGAGGTGTGA
- a CDS encoding mechanosensitive ion channel family protein yields the protein MLAVRLLTAWAKRRDGELTSTQRLLLSASVGAATALGALSLLAVWDRSGALLDAFEAAAITDQLSNVVLAVVLLASAYAVTDFLGGVIRELSAESTVLTDHQEEVVRRLTQLTVYTFALLVVVGLFTDNVGGLLVGAGFLGIVVGMAARQTLGAVLAGFVLMFSRPFEVGDWVEVGDHEGTVTEISIMSTRLRSFDGEMVTLPNDDVRSGSIIDRSRRNRLRIEVEVGVDYASDLERAAAVIEEAIAGVDDVAAMPEPDAVTKRFDDSAVVLGARYWIRNPSMRKRWRTQTAAMGAIKSALDDEGIVIPFPQQTLSAREEGTSGPQLDASVEGRAATRGDGNRSDGDETADGSGDGGGDATAGSGDDGEGADK from the coding sequence GTGCTCGCCGTGCGGCTGCTCACCGCGTGGGCGAAGCGGCGGGACGGCGAGCTCACCTCGACGCAGCGCCTGCTGCTCTCGGCGTCCGTCGGCGCCGCCACCGCGCTCGGCGCGCTCTCGCTGCTCGCGGTGTGGGACCGCAGCGGCGCGCTCCTCGACGCGTTCGAGGCGGCCGCGATCACGGACCAGCTGTCGAACGTCGTGCTCGCGGTGGTGCTTCTGGCGAGCGCCTACGCCGTCACCGACTTCCTCGGCGGCGTCATCCGCGAGCTCTCCGCCGAGAGCACCGTCCTTACCGACCACCAGGAGGAGGTGGTCCGGCGGCTCACGCAGCTGACGGTGTACACCTTCGCGCTGCTCGTCGTCGTCGGGCTGTTCACCGACAACGTCGGCGGACTCCTCGTCGGCGCGGGATTCCTCGGGATCGTGGTCGGGATGGCCGCCCGGCAGACGCTCGGCGCGGTGCTCGCCGGGTTCGTGCTGATGTTCTCCCGGCCCTTCGAGGTCGGCGACTGGGTCGAGGTCGGGGACCACGAGGGGACGGTCACCGAGATCTCGATCATGAGCACCCGCCTCCGGTCGTTCGACGGCGAGATGGTCACGCTGCCGAACGACGACGTGCGGTCGGGGTCGATAATCGACCGGTCGCGCCGGAACCGCCTGCGGATCGAAGTCGAGGTCGGCGTCGACTACGCGAGCGACCTCGAGCGCGCGGCGGCGGTGATCGAGGAGGCGATCGCCGGCGTCGACGACGTCGCCGCGATGCCCGAGCCGGACGCCGTGACGAAGCGGTTCGACGACTCGGCGGTCGTCCTCGGCGCCCGGTACTGGATCCGGAACCCGAGCATGCGGAAGCGCTGGCGCACGCAGACGGCCGCGATGGGCGCGATCAAGTCCGCGCTGGACGACGAGGGGATCGTCATCCCGTTCCCGCAGCAGACGCTCTCCGCGCGGGAGGAGGGCACGTCCGGACCGCAGCTCGACGCGTCGGTCGAGGGGAGGGCGGCGACGCGAGGGGACGGCAACCGGAGCGACGGCGACGAGACGGCCGACGGGTCGGGTGACGGAGGCGGCGACGCGACTGCCGGGTCCGGCGACGACGGCGAGGGGGCGGACAAGTGA
- a CDS encoding HemK2/MTQ2 family protein methyltransferase, whose product MSDPDDPEGDADSGSDLAARRGVDDAVVYQPAEDSGLLAEAAVEAARGRVLEVGTGSGWVAARIAAERDLDVVGADLNPHAARQARERGVEAVVADLCAPFRTDVFDTVCFNPPYLPTDPDNEWGDWMEHALSGGESGRELIEPFLTDVGRVLAPGGVALLLVSSLTGYEEVLALVDEAGFEAEAVVEESFPFETLTVLRLERRE is encoded by the coding sequence GTGAGCGACCCGGACGACCCGGAGGGAGACGCCGACTCGGGGTCCGACCTCGCGGCGCGCCGCGGCGTCGACGACGCGGTCGTCTACCAGCCCGCCGAGGACTCCGGCCTCCTCGCCGAGGCCGCGGTCGAGGCCGCGCGCGGTCGCGTGCTGGAGGTGGGCACCGGTTCCGGCTGGGTCGCCGCGCGGATCGCCGCGGAGCGCGACCTGGACGTGGTCGGCGCCGACCTCAACCCGCACGCGGCGCGGCAGGCCCGCGAGCGCGGGGTCGAGGCCGTCGTCGCCGACCTCTGCGCCCCGTTCCGCACGGACGTGTTCGACACCGTCTGCTTCAACCCGCCGTACCTCCCGACCGACCCCGACAACGAGTGGGGCGACTGGATGGAGCACGCGCTCTCGGGCGGCGAGTCGGGCCGGGAGCTGATCGAGCCGTTCCTCACCGACGTGGGGCGCGTCCTCGCGCCCGGCGGCGTCGCCCTGCTGCTCGTCTCCTCGCTGACCGGCTACGAGGAGGTGCTCGCGCTGGTCGACGAGGCCGGCTTCGAGGCCGAGGCCGTCGTCGAGGAGTCGTTCCCGTTCGAGACGCTCACCGTGTTACGGCTCGAACGGCGGGAGTGA
- a CDS encoding ABC transporter substrate-binding protein, whose protein sequence is MSVVSLFPSATELAAALGAVPAAVSHQCDHPPAVEDRPTLTGLVRDLEFDPAALDRIAAHDDTYYLDGDRLAAVDPDVILTQGVCAVCALDAGLARRAVERLDLDATVLDVHADDLDDVLANVERVGEAVGRQSAAVALRDDLDARIDAVADATPSTGSRPRVAVLDWTDPLRHAGLWVPDLIRLAGGEPGVVASGERSRKVTPDELRAFDPEVVVVGPCSADVGEAERAALDLLERESIGEVAAVRGGRVYAMDGTAYLNRHSHRVVDTLEALAAVVHPDRFGEHGEKVRRVDPAAGVPKGG, encoded by the coding sequence ATGAGCGTCGTCTCCCTGTTCCCCTCCGCGACCGAGTTGGCGGCCGCGCTCGGCGCGGTCCCCGCCGCGGTCTCCCATCAGTGCGACCACCCGCCCGCAGTCGAGGACCGGCCGACCCTCACCGGGCTCGTCCGCGACCTCGAATTCGACCCCGCGGCGCTCGACCGGATCGCCGCGCACGACGACACCTACTACCTCGACGGCGACCGGCTCGCCGCAGTCGACCCCGACGTGATCCTCACGCAGGGCGTCTGCGCGGTGTGTGCGCTCGACGCCGGGCTCGCCCGCCGGGCGGTCGAGCGGCTCGACCTCGACGCGACGGTGCTCGACGTCCACGCCGACGACCTCGACGACGTCCTCGCGAACGTCGAGCGCGTCGGCGAGGCGGTCGGACGCCAGTCGGCCGCGGTCGCGCTCCGCGACGACCTCGACGCCCGGATCGACGCCGTCGCCGACGCGACTCCGTCGACTGGCTCCCGCCCCCGCGTCGCCGTCCTCGACTGGACCGACCCGCTCCGCCACGCCGGGCTCTGGGTCCCCGACCTGATCCGGCTCGCAGGCGGGGAGCCCGGGGTCGTCGCGTCGGGCGAGCGGTCCCGGAAGGTGACCCCCGACGAGCTCCGCGCCTTCGACCCGGAGGTCGTCGTCGTCGGTCCCTGTAGCGCCGACGTCGGCGAGGCCGAGCGCGCGGCCCTCGACCTGCTGGAGCGTGAGTCGATCGGCGAGGTGGCGGCGGTGCGCGGCGGGCGGGTGTACGCGATGGACGGCACCGCCTACCTGAACCGCCACAGCCACCGCGTCGTCGACACGCTGGAGGCGCTGGCGGCCGTGGTTCACCCGGATCGATTCGGGGAGCACGGCGAGAAGGTGCGGCGCGTCGACCCGGCGGCGGGAGTCCCGAAGGGCGGGTGA
- a CDS encoding 5-methyltetrahydropteroyltriglutamate--homocysteine methyltransferase: MTERVAATPGLYPLPDWAKGTLSDLKGHQKGDLLSGDESEAIVEQYDEVRAEFVDDQLDAGLDRVVEGQGRWDDMIAHPLTVHDSVETGGIVRYYDNNNFYRDPRVVDDLDFSGDVARELESAERLIDGEAPLAATLPGPYSLADLASDEHYGDEAAFQAAIAEFLAGEVEAFPAHETLFLLEPSLVTNPPAEGAESTATDAIATVADATDADVVVQTFYGALGEKLYAHLVDEAGADALGLDLVAGDRDDTVYNVQEFGSTDSLALGLVDGQNTLVEEPETVAERVEWFESQIPAEGFDRTYLTPNTELFYLPANKYRAKLNALAAAAEVLD, translated from the coding sequence ATGACTGAACGTGTCGCGGCCACGCCGGGGCTGTATCCGCTCCCGGACTGGGCGAAAGGGACGCTCTCGGACCTCAAGGGCCACCAGAAGGGGGACCTACTGAGCGGCGACGAGAGCGAAGCGATCGTCGAGCAGTACGACGAGGTCCGCGCGGAGTTCGTCGACGACCAGCTGGACGCCGGCCTCGACCGCGTCGTCGAGGGGCAGGGCCGGTGGGACGACATGATCGCGCACCCGCTGACGGTGCACGATTCGGTCGAGACCGGCGGTATCGTGCGGTACTACGACAACAACAACTTCTACCGCGACCCGCGCGTGGTCGACGACCTCGACTTCTCCGGCGACGTGGCGCGCGAGCTGGAGTCGGCCGAGCGGCTGATCGACGGCGAGGCGCCACTCGCCGCGACGCTGCCGGGCCCGTACTCGCTCGCCGACCTCGCGAGCGACGAGCACTACGGCGACGAGGCCGCGTTCCAGGCCGCGATCGCCGAGTTCCTCGCCGGCGAGGTCGAGGCGTTCCCCGCCCACGAGACGCTGTTCCTCCTGGAGCCGTCGCTGGTGACGAACCCGCCCGCCGAGGGCGCGGAGTCGACGGCGACGGACGCCATCGCGACGGTCGCCGACGCGACCGACGCGGACGTCGTGGTCCAGACCTTCTACGGCGCGCTCGGCGAGAAGCTGTACGCGCACCTCGTCGACGAGGCCGGCGCGGACGCGCTCGGCTTAGACCTCGTCGCCGGCGACCGCGACGACACGGTGTACAACGTCCAGGAGTTCGGTTCAACCGACTCGCTCGCGCTCGGCCTCGTCGACGGGCAGAACACGCTCGTCGAGGAGCCGGAGACGGTCGCGGAGCGCGTCGAGTGGTTCGAGTCGCAGATCCCCGCCGAGGGGTTCGACCGGACCTACCTGACACCGAACACCGAGCTGTTCTACCTGCCCGCCAACAAGTACCGCGCGAAGCTGAACGCGCTGGCCGCCGCCGCGGAGGTGCTCGACTAA